A portion of the Mesobacillus sp. AQ2 genome contains these proteins:
- a CDS encoding YncE family protein has product MSRLNVKMISLFASVGLVLAGCGTGAATKVEKKPEVKAAKQEQVSEKYYFTANEGGTISKVYVKDNKVADTIKADGVVHNIQLSPDGKVVAATLIPESGHGHGSHEGGTSGKVVFYDAFTNELLKEVEVGNHPAHIVYSGDGKYVLATNNEDDTVSVIDAATYKVIKTVPTGDGPHGFRISPDSQLAYIANMGEDTVSVINLETFQEERMNIGSTPVTTGVTKDGKTLAVTLFSENSLAIVDLETKQVAKVEVGTGPAQVYIGPDSKYAYVANQGTEESPSSSMSIVDLEAKTVVDEIKTGNGAHGVTVSSDGKFAYVTNMFDNTVSIIDLASKQAETIEVGEIPNGITIMN; this is encoded by the coding sequence ATGAGTCGTTTAAATGTAAAAATGATTAGCCTGTTTGCTTCTGTTGGACTTGTTCTTGCAGGGTGTGGGACGGGTGCTGCTACTAAGGTTGAAAAGAAACCTGAAGTGAAAGCGGCCAAACAAGAACAAGTTTCAGAAAAATATTATTTCACCGCCAATGAGGGCGGGACCATCAGCAAGGTCTATGTCAAAGATAATAAGGTGGCCGATACCATCAAGGCAGATGGAGTTGTTCATAATATCCAGCTTTCGCCTGATGGAAAAGTGGTTGCCGCAACACTAATTCCTGAATCTGGGCACGGGCATGGCAGTCACGAAGGAGGAACTTCTGGAAAAGTAGTATTCTATGATGCCTTTACAAATGAACTGTTAAAAGAAGTGGAAGTTGGGAATCATCCGGCGCATATTGTGTATTCAGGGGATGGCAAATACGTATTGGCAACAAACAACGAGGATGACACCGTTTCAGTCATTGACGCGGCAACCTATAAAGTGATCAAAACCGTTCCGACAGGCGATGGCCCACATGGTTTCAGGATTTCTCCAGACAGCCAATTAGCCTATATCGCCAATATGGGTGAGGACACAGTAAGTGTAATCAATCTGGAAACATTCCAGGAAGAAAGAATGAATATAGGAAGTACACCTGTGACAACAGGAGTGACCAAGGACGGAAAGACCCTGGCAGTAACCCTTTTCTCGGAAAACTCACTGGCCATAGTCGATCTTGAAACGAAGCAAGTGGCCAAGGTGGAAGTTGGTACAGGCCCGGCACAGGTCTATATTGGTCCTGACAGCAAGTATGCGTATGTCGCGAACCAGGGCACCGAGGAATCCCCTTCAAGTTCCATGTCAATAGTCGATTTAGAAGCAAAAACAGTTGTCGATGAGATCAAGACAGGAAATGGCGCCCATGGTGTAACGGTAAGCAGTGACGGAAAGTTCGCTTATGTAACTAATATGTTCGATAACACAGTCAGCATCATTGACCTGGCTAGCAAACAAGCAGAAACTATCGAGGTCGGGGAAATACCTAACGGAATCACGATCATGAATTGA
- a CDS encoding PadR family transcriptional regulator, producing the protein MEDKVLRKLFLGFIQIHILHHAKEQEIFGLWMLEELKEHGYSLSAGTLYPILHSMESDGLLIKEERKVEGKIRKYYRTTDKGNRVLEEAQKKAYELFKEIKD; encoded by the coding sequence ATGGAGGATAAAGTTCTCAGGAAACTTTTTCTCGGGTTCATCCAGATCCATATTTTGCATCATGCAAAAGAGCAAGAGATTTTTGGGTTGTGGATGCTGGAAGAGCTTAAAGAACACGGCTACAGTTTGAGCGCCGGGACTCTATATCCGATTTTGCACAGTATGGAATCAGATGGATTGCTGATAAAAGAAGAAAGAAAGGTCGAGGGAAAAATACGCAAATACTATCGGACAACAGACAAAGGAAACAGGGTGCTTGAGGAAGCCCAAAAGAAAGCGTACGAACTCTTCAAGGAAATCAAGGATTGA
- a CDS encoding ABC transporter ATP-binding protein, with protein MFELQNVTVNGILQIDQLTIPENQFTCILGPSGSGKSTLLRLLNDLSSPDDGKILYKNKPINEFDPLQLRRTVVMVSQAPVIFQGSIEDNLQIGLSFSGKEAASVKEMETMLELFMLDKKLGDEAENLSGGEKQRLSWARAMLLDPEVFLLDEPTSALDEETARTVLTRFYEYAKKRSKTVIMITHSKELAELAAENTIDLSQYSLGSEGL; from the coding sequence TTGTTTGAACTTCAGAATGTGACTGTGAACGGTATTTTACAAATCGATCAGCTGACGATTCCGGAAAATCAATTCACCTGCATCCTTGGACCGAGCGGAAGCGGGAAGTCGACGCTATTGAGGCTTTTGAATGATCTGTCCAGCCCTGATGATGGGAAGATTCTTTATAAAAACAAACCAATCAACGAATTCGATCCGCTTCAGCTCCGAAGAACGGTTGTTATGGTGTCGCAGGCGCCGGTCATTTTTCAGGGCAGTATTGAAGATAATTTGCAGATTGGCCTTTCTTTTTCCGGAAAAGAAGCAGCAAGTGTTAAGGAAATGGAGACAATGCTCGAATTATTCATGCTTGATAAAAAGCTGGGCGATGAAGCGGAGAACCTGTCTGGCGGCGAAAAACAGCGTCTTTCCTGGGCCAGGGCGATGCTGCTGGATCCCGAGGTGTTTTTGCTGGACGAGCCGACCTCCGCGCTGGATGAAGAAACAGCCCGTACTGTGCTAACAAGATTTTACGAGTATGCTAAAAAGCGTTCGAAAACAGTCATTATGATCACTCATTCAAAGGAACTGGCAGAGCTCGCAGCCGAGAATACGATTGACTTGTCCCAATACTCCCTTGGAAGCGAGGGGCTCTGA
- the fetB gene encoding iron export ABC transporter permease subunit FetB: MDGVMDLSLLQLAAAYIFILILIIIVRVRGIRREKEILLATVRMSIQLVLVGYLLVYLFDNPNPWSTLLIIAIMQIFAIYNVYKRTKHPLGSGMKKYIAYAMAIGILSSLFFFILVVLDVTPWYEPRYFIPIAGMIIGNSMTGVSLGVNNLISGFTSHKDEIEGALMLGATPKDAARKVVNEAFDSAMLPTINSMVGMGIIFLPGMMTGQILSGTSPIVAVEYQIAIMLGIVGSVSLTVILYLQMAYKSFFNERFQLVMKENKK, translated from the coding sequence ATGGATGGTGTAATGGATCTATCGTTACTGCAGCTTGCTGCTGCCTATATCTTCATCCTGATATTAATCATCATTGTCAGGGTTCGCGGGATCCGGCGGGAAAAAGAAATCCTGCTGGCTACTGTGCGAATGTCCATCCAGCTTGTACTGGTCGGGTACCTTCTCGTCTATCTGTTTGATAATCCGAACCCCTGGTCTACCTTGCTAATCATTGCCATCATGCAGATTTTTGCTATTTATAATGTGTACAAACGTACAAAGCACCCTCTTGGAAGCGGGATGAAAAAGTATATTGCTTATGCTATGGCAATCGGAATCCTATCGAGTTTGTTCTTTTTCATTCTCGTTGTCCTGGATGTTACTCCATGGTACGAACCGCGTTATTTCATCCCGATTGCCGGGATGATCATCGGAAATTCGATGACCGGTGTTTCGCTCGGGGTGAATAATTTAATTTCGGGATTTACATCGCACAAGGATGAGATCGAGGGCGCCCTGATGCTTGGGGCCACACCGAAGGACGCCGCCAGGAAGGTCGTCAACGAAGCTTTCGATTCTGCGATGCTGCCAACCATAAACTCAATGGTCGGGATGGGAATCATATTCCTGCCGGGAATGATGACGGGTCAAATTCTTTCCGGCACCTCCCCCATCGTTGCCGTGGAATACCAGATCGCCATCATGCTTGGGATTGTCGGAAGTGTGTCACTGACGGTGATTTTGTATTTGCAGATGGCCTATAAATCTTTTTTCAATGAGCGTTTTCAATTAGTTATGAAGGAGAATAAGAAATGA
- the chrA gene encoding chromate efflux transporter, which produces MTEKKSVTFQSLLEILMVSTRLGLTSFGGPVAHLGYFHEEYVRRRKWMDEKSYADLVALCQFLPGPASSQVGIGVGLMRGGLLGGLFAFLGFTLPSVLALIVFALILQGFDIGDAGWIHGLKIVAVAVVAHAILGMAQKLTPDLPRKTIALFALAATLLWQTAFTQIGVIIIAGILGYVLFKSHTASADDRMTFPISKGVGYVSLGLFFGLLILLPILREATSLNWIAMFDSFYRSGSLVFGGGHVVLPLLEREFVPTGWLSEEAFLAGYGAAQAVPGPLFTFAAYIGAVISGWKGGLLATAAIFLPAFLLILGTLPFWDALRRNSKISRALMGVNAAVVGILIAAFYHPIWTSSILVPVDFVFAAVLFSMLVYWKLAPWIVVVTGAVGGMILSMIF; this is translated from the coding sequence ATGACAGAGAAAAAAAGTGTAACTTTCCAGTCGCTGCTGGAAATCTTGATGGTTTCGACCAGGCTCGGCCTGACATCTTTCGGCGGGCCTGTCGCCCATCTAGGCTATTTCCATGAAGAATATGTCCGCCGCAGGAAGTGGATGGACGAAAAAAGCTATGCGGATCTCGTGGCATTATGCCAGTTCCTGCCTGGCCCGGCAAGCAGCCAGGTCGGGATCGGCGTGGGGCTGATGCGCGGCGGATTACTCGGAGGATTGTTCGCATTCCTTGGATTCACCCTGCCTTCTGTTCTGGCACTTATCGTCTTCGCTTTGATTTTACAGGGATTCGATATTGGAGACGCAGGCTGGATTCATGGTTTGAAAATCGTCGCTGTCGCGGTGGTGGCACATGCTATCCTCGGAATGGCACAGAAGCTCACTCCCGATCTGCCGCGGAAGACGATTGCTTTATTTGCGCTCGCTGCAACTCTGCTGTGGCAAACAGCGTTCACGCAAATTGGCGTGATTATCATCGCTGGAATTTTAGGATATGTTTTATTCAAGTCCCATACTGCATCTGCAGACGATCGGATGACTTTCCCGATTTCCAAAGGTGTTGGGTATGTCAGCTTGGGACTCTTTTTCGGTTTGCTCATCCTCCTGCCGATTTTACGGGAAGCCACTTCACTAAACTGGATTGCGATGTTCGATAGCTTTTATCGATCAGGTTCACTTGTTTTTGGCGGAGGACATGTAGTTTTGCCTCTGCTTGAACGCGAATTCGTGCCGACAGGCTGGCTGAGTGAGGAAGCCTTCCTCGCTGGATATGGCGCTGCCCAGGCAGTACCCGGACCCTTGTTTACCTTCGCTGCCTATATCGGAGCAGTCATCAGCGGCTGGAAGGGCGGACTGCTCGCGACAGCGGCAATTTTTCTTCCGGCATTCCTGCTGATCCTTGGGACACTGCCTTTCTGGGATGCATTGAGACGGAACAGCAAGATCAGCAGAGCGCTTATGGGCGTTAATGCCGCTGTTGTCGGCATCCTGATTGCGGCGTTCTATCATCCTATCTGGACAAGTTCCATTCTCGTGCCTGTTGATTTCGTGTTTGCAGCAGTTTTGTTCAGCATGCTAGTGTATTGGAAGCTCGCACCGTGGATTGTCGTTGTTACTGGTGCGGTTGGCGGAATGATTTTGTCGATGATTTTTTAA
- the iadA gene encoding beta-aspartyl-peptidase, with protein sequence MLTLIKNGEIYAPDHIGKKDILIVDRKIGFIQDEIEVPEKFVDVKVIDAEGKTVVPGFIDSHVHLIGGGGEGGFRTRTPEIQLTQATTAGITTLVGVLGTDGTTRTMPSLIAKARALEEEGITTYVQTGSYQVPVKTLTGKIEDDIILIDKVIGAGEIAIADHRSSQPTAEELAKIASAARIGGMLAGKSGIVNVHVGDSLDHLKLIEEVVENTDIPIRQFYPTHINRNPHLFEAGIEYAKKGGWVDFTTSSIPKFLEEGEVKCSVGLKRMLEAGVDISQITFTSDGQASLPDFDQNGELIGLQIGQVSSLYDAVKEAVVSEGIPLEVAIRVITANPAAVLKLSQKGRIETGRDADLVLLDKDLEIDTVIAMGKVMVENKVPLVRGTFE encoded by the coding sequence ATGCTGACACTTATTAAGAATGGCGAGATTTACGCACCAGATCACATTGGTAAAAAAGATATTTTAATTGTCGATCGGAAAATCGGATTCATCCAGGATGAAATCGAAGTTCCAGAAAAGTTCGTCGATGTGAAAGTTATTGATGCTGAGGGCAAGACGGTTGTACCAGGCTTCATCGATTCACATGTCCACCTGATTGGCGGCGGCGGAGAAGGCGGGTTCCGTACCAGGACACCGGAAATCCAGCTGACCCAGGCGACAACTGCCGGCATCACGACGCTGGTCGGTGTTCTCGGCACTGACGGCACGACACGAACGATGCCGAGCTTGATTGCCAAGGCAAGAGCGTTAGAAGAAGAAGGCATCACTACCTATGTGCAAACGGGCTCCTATCAGGTCCCTGTCAAAACGCTTACCGGCAAAATTGAGGACGACATCATTTTGATTGATAAAGTAATCGGAGCGGGCGAGATTGCGATCGCCGATCATCGTTCATCCCAGCCGACTGCCGAGGAGCTGGCCAAAATCGCTTCGGCAGCGAGGATTGGCGGGATGCTCGCTGGAAAAAGCGGCATCGTCAATGTCCATGTCGGCGACAGCCTAGACCATCTGAAGCTGATCGAGGAGGTCGTCGAGAATACCGACATCCCGATCCGGCAATTTTATCCGACCCATATCAACCGCAATCCCCACCTGTTTGAAGCAGGCATTGAGTACGCGAAAAAAGGCGGCTGGGTTGATTTCACTACCAGTTCCATCCCGAAGTTTTTGGAGGAAGGGGAGGTCAAATGCAGTGTCGGTCTCAAGCGGATGCTTGAAGCGGGCGTCGACATCAGCCAGATTACCTTCACTTCCGATGGACAGGCGAGCCTGCCTGATTTTGATCAAAATGGTGAACTGATTGGTTTGCAGATTGGCCAGGTTTCGTCTTTGTACGATGCTGTTAAGGAAGCCGTAGTTTCGGAGGGGATTCCGCTTGAGGTCGCCATCCGAGTGATCACGGCGAACCCGGCAGCCGTTTTAAAGCTTTCACAAAAAGGCCGGATCGAAACAGGACGTGATGCAGACCTGGTGCTGCTGGATAAGGACCTTGAGATTGATACGGTCATCGCAATGGGAAAAGTAATGGTAGAAAACAAAGTTCCGCTAGTGAGAGGGACATTTGAATGA
- a CDS encoding sodium-dependent transporter: MEKEQWSSKIGFILAAAGSAIGIGAIWKLPYVTGVSGGGAFFLMFILFSLFIGLPLLLAEFVIGRSTGKEAIRAYLEIAPKSKWYLIGILGVVTSFVLLSFYSVVGGWISVYFVKGLAGGVIQEGADYGELFGTTISDPWSVLAAQAAFLLMTIVVVAKGVQSGIEKASKILMPALFLLFIILIVRSLTLDNALTGVKFFLAPDFSSITSESILFAMGQSFFSLSIGVSVMVTYSSYLPKKGSLVQPALSVVGMNLFIALLAGLAIFPAVFSLGFEAAEGPGLLFVVLPAVFEKMVFGELFLLLFLALFLFATLTSAFSMLEIVVATLAKGDRKKRARFAWIAGGLIFLLGIPSALAFGILAEATVFGKNIFDTADFLVSNILMPLGVLLISIFVPLKIRKEVLRQELLQHSKTGSWLFNLWYNVMRFIVPIVIIIVFLDSLGLI; this comes from the coding sequence ATGGAGAAAGAGCAATGGTCATCAAAGATTGGATTTATCCTTGCCGCAGCCGGTTCGGCAATCGGAATCGGGGCAATCTGGAAGCTTCCTTATGTGACGGGGGTCAGCGGCGGCGGAGCGTTTTTCCTCATGTTCATTTTATTTTCGCTGTTCATCGGCCTGCCGCTGCTGCTTGCGGAATTCGTGATCGGCCGCAGTACTGGAAAAGAAGCGATCCGTGCTTATCTAGAAATCGCGCCTAAAAGCAAATGGTATTTGATCGGGATACTCGGTGTCGTTACCAGCTTCGTGCTGCTTAGCTTTTACAGTGTGGTTGGCGGCTGGATCAGTGTTTATTTTGTAAAGGGGCTTGCTGGCGGAGTGATCCAGGAAGGCGCCGATTATGGTGAGCTGTTCGGGACGACGATCAGCGATCCGTGGAGTGTACTCGCCGCGCAGGCTGCGTTCTTGCTGATGACCATCGTGGTAGTCGCCAAAGGCGTCCAGTCTGGCATTGAAAAAGCGAGTAAAATCCTAATGCCAGCCCTGTTCCTGCTTTTTATCATCTTGATCGTCCGTTCACTCACGCTCGATAACGCGTTAACTGGAGTAAAGTTTTTCCTCGCTCCGGATTTTTCAAGCATCACCTCCGAAAGCATCTTATTCGCGATGGGACAATCCTTTTTCTCCCTGAGCATCGGGGTCTCGGTGATGGTGACATACAGTTCGTACCTGCCGAAAAAAGGCAGCCTTGTACAGCCGGCCCTGTCGGTTGTCGGGATGAACCTGTTCATCGCATTGCTTGCCGGACTGGCGATCTTTCCGGCGGTCTTCTCACTCGGATTTGAAGCTGCTGAAGGTCCGGGACTGCTATTTGTCGTCCTGCCAGCGGTTTTTGAAAAAATGGTTTTCGGCGAGCTGTTCCTGCTGCTGTTTTTAGCGTTATTCCTGTTCGCGACACTGACATCGGCATTCTCGATGCTTGAAATTGTCGTCGCCACTCTTGCAAAAGGCGATCGTAAAAAGCGCGCCAGATTCGCATGGATTGCCGGCGGATTGATCTTCCTTCTCGGCATCCCATCCGCCCTGGCTTTTGGAATTCTGGCGGAGGCAACGGTTTTCGGAAAAAACATCTTTGACACAGCCGACTTCCTGGTAAGCAATATCCTGATGCCGCTTGGAGTCCTGCTGATTTCGATTTTCGTTCCGCTGAAAATCAGGAAAGAAGTTTTAAGGCAGGAGCTTCTCCAACATTCCAAAACAGGCAGCTGGCTTTTTAATCTCTGGTACAATGTCATGAGGTTCATCGTTCCAATCGTCATCATCATTGTATTCCTTGATTCACTAGGCCTCATATAA